The proteins below come from a single Roseiflexus sp. RS-1 genomic window:
- the ilvN gene encoding acetolactate synthase small subunit yields the protein MKKHTIVALVQDRPGVLSRVVGLIRRRGYNIESLAVGHSETPGVSRMTIVVEWEDVEQVVKQLYRLIEVLKVSDVTNDPTVEREMALMKLHAPPAKRPEIVALTEVFDAKIVDVGANTMVIEMTGSPSKVQNFIDVIRPYGIREMMRTGRIAMVRGARGHNAEEYVENANGHAERVPVMN from the coding sequence ATGAAAAAACATACCATCGTCGCACTTGTGCAGGACCGCCCTGGCGTGCTGAGTCGGGTGGTCGGTCTCATCCGACGGCGCGGATACAATATCGAAAGTCTGGCTGTCGGTCACAGCGAAACTCCCGGTGTCAGTCGGATGACGATCGTAGTGGAATGGGAGGATGTCGAACAGGTGGTCAAACAACTCTACCGCCTGATCGAAGTATTGAAGGTGAGTGATGTCACCAACGACCCAACCGTCGAACGCGAAATGGCGCTGATGAAACTGCATGCGCCGCCGGCAAAACGCCCGGAGATCGTCGCCCTTACCGAAGTGTTCGACGCCAAGATCGTCGATGTCGGCGCCAATACCATGGTGATCGAGATGACCGGTTCGCCATCCAAGGTGCAAAACTTCATCGATGTGATCCGTCCCTATGGAATCCGCGAGATGATGCGCACCGGACGAATTGCGATGGTGCGCGGCGCACGCGGGCATAATGCGGAAGAGTATGTCGAGAACGCCAATGGGCATGCCGAGCGCGTGCCGGTGATGAACTAG
- the ilvB gene encoding biosynthetic-type acetolactate synthase large subunit: protein MSEKRTGAQVMCEALIRNGVEVMFGIPGGAIMPFYYAMWEYRDKLRHVLCRHEQGAGHAAEGYARATGRLGVCIGTSGPGATNLVTPLADAMMDSTPILAITGQVGSHVLGKDAFQETDITGITMPITKHNYLVKRAEDLPYVFEEAIYIATTGRPGPVLIDVTKDAQQATIVPDWNIKLDLPGYKPNYRPNLKQVREAIKLILSAKKPLIIAGHGIIMSGAVEELRAFAERTRIPVITTLHGIGAFPEDHPLSIGMPGMHGWVHVNRAIQECDVLFNIGGRFDDRVTGKASTFAPNAKVIHVDIDPSEIGKNVKVTVPIVADARLALQAFLDEFPPDREAFAELHGHASDWMEHIREMQAKHQPKQQYLNRADTENMSLPPHDVYAALTKALNSRGNYRVVTDVGQHQMWAAQLIDWYRPRTHITSGGAGTMGFAVPAALGVAIAHPNDTVWVICGDGGFQMTNQEMATIVQEGIKNIKIAVINNGYLGMVRQWQELFENKRYSGTPLSGPDFAKLAEAYYWKGITVEHTSQVEAAIEEAYATDGPVLIDFRVEREVNVFPMVPQNKSIGEMILESPHQS, encoded by the coding sequence ATGTCCGAAAAGCGCACCGGCGCTCAGGTGATGTGTGAGGCGCTGATCCGCAATGGGGTCGAAGTGATGTTCGGCATCCCCGGCGGCGCGATCATGCCGTTCTACTACGCGATGTGGGAGTACCGCGATAAGCTGCGCCACGTGCTCTGTCGCCACGAACAGGGCGCAGGACACGCCGCCGAAGGGTATGCGCGCGCTACCGGTCGGTTGGGTGTGTGCATCGGCACCAGCGGACCCGGCGCGACCAACCTGGTGACGCCACTTGCCGACGCAATGATGGACAGTACGCCAATTCTGGCAATCACCGGACAGGTCGGGTCGCATGTGCTCGGCAAGGATGCCTTTCAGGAGACCGACATTACCGGCATTACCATGCCGATCACCAAACACAACTACCTGGTGAAACGCGCCGAAGACCTGCCCTACGTGTTTGAGGAAGCGATCTATATCGCTACCACCGGGCGCCCTGGTCCGGTGTTGATCGATGTGACGAAGGATGCCCAGCAGGCCACCATCGTCCCCGACTGGAATATCAAACTCGACCTCCCCGGCTATAAGCCGAACTACCGCCCCAATCTCAAGCAGGTACGCGAAGCGATCAAACTGATCCTGAGCGCGAAGAAACCGCTGATCATCGCCGGTCACGGGATCATTATGTCCGGCGCCGTCGAGGAACTGCGCGCCTTCGCCGAGCGCACCCGCATCCCGGTGATTACCACCCTCCACGGCATCGGCGCCTTCCCCGAAGACCATCCGCTCAGCATCGGCATGCCGGGCATGCACGGCTGGGTGCATGTCAATCGCGCCATTCAGGAGTGCGATGTGCTGTTCAATATCGGCGGGCGCTTCGATGACCGGGTCACCGGCAAGGCAAGCACCTTCGCTCCCAATGCAAAGGTCATCCATGTGGACATCGACCCCTCCGAGATCGGCAAGAACGTCAAAGTGACCGTGCCGATCGTCGCTGATGCGCGCCTGGCGTTGCAGGCGTTCCTCGATGAGTTCCCGCCCGACCGCGAGGCGTTCGCCGAACTGCACGGGCACGCTTCCGACTGGATGGAGCACATTCGCGAAATGCAGGCGAAGCACCAACCGAAGCAGCAGTACCTCAACCGCGCCGACACCGAGAACATGAGCCTGCCGCCGCACGATGTGTATGCGGCACTGACAAAGGCGCTCAACAGCCGCGGCAACTACCGCGTCGTCACCGACGTCGGGCAGCATCAGATGTGGGCGGCGCAACTGATCGACTGGTACCGTCCGCGCACCCATATCACCTCCGGCGGCGCAGGAACCATGGGTTTCGCCGTACCGGCAGCACTCGGCGTTGCGATTGCCCACCCGAATGATACGGTCTGGGTGATCTGCGGCGATGGCGGCTTCCAGATGACCAATCAGGAGATGGCGACCATCGTGCAGGAAGGGATCAAGAATATCAAGATCGCAGTGATCAACAACGGCTATCTGGGCATGGTGCGCCAGTGGCAGGAACTGTTCGAGAACAAGCGCTACAGCGGCACGCCCCTCTCCGGTCCCGATTTCGCAAAACTGGCGGAGGCGTACTACTGGAAGGGGATCACGGTCGAGCATACCAGTCAGGTCGAGGCCGCTATCGAAGAAGCGTATGCCACCGACGGACCGGTGCTGATCGACTTCCGCGTTGAGCGCGAGGTCAATGTGTTCCCGATGGTGCCGCAGAACAAGAGCATCGGCGAAATGATCCTGGAGTCGCCGCATCAATCATAG
- a CDS encoding threonine ammonia-lyase, with translation MMHPLPFQNIEAARERIAPFIRRTPLVPLPALRSDFHPNLRLKLENLQVSGSFKARGVFNHLLQLDEAQRKRGVIAASGGNHGLALAYAAWRLGIPATVYLPARASADREQRIAAWGARIFRYGDTWDDAHQRAIAHAADEGLYYVHPFDDIRTLEGQGTLGLEILADVPVVDLALIAVGGGGLIGGVAAALKQARPGIRIIGVEPTGAPTMTVSLNAGRLVELPAVHSIADTLSPRALSERTLDLALRYVNEVALVTDAQMVEAMRWLWTECNQLVEPAGAAVIAALQSGAVDVARYAAPVAIICGGNVDAACVFAGYATG, from the coding sequence ATGATGCACCCTCTTCCGTTTCAAAACATCGAAGCCGCTCGTGAACGCATTGCACCGTTTATCCGACGCACGCCACTCGTGCCGCTGCCCGCATTGCGCAGCGATTTCCATCCAAACCTGCGGCTCAAACTGGAAAATCTCCAGGTCTCTGGATCATTCAAAGCGCGTGGAGTGTTCAACCACCTGCTGCAACTCGATGAGGCGCAGCGGAAGCGCGGCGTGATCGCCGCTTCCGGCGGCAATCACGGGTTGGCGCTGGCATACGCTGCCTGGCGTCTGGGTATTCCTGCGACCGTGTACCTCCCGGCGCGCGCCTCCGCCGATCGGGAACAACGCATTGCCGCCTGGGGAGCGCGTATCTTCCGCTACGGCGACACGTGGGACGATGCCCATCAGCGCGCAATTGCACACGCGGCAGACGAGGGATTGTACTATGTCCACCCCTTCGACGACATCCGCACCCTGGAAGGACAGGGAACGCTCGGTCTCGAAATCCTCGCCGATGTTCCAGTCGTCGATCTCGCGCTGATCGCCGTCGGCGGCGGCGGGTTGATCGGGGGTGTGGCTGCCGCACTCAAGCAGGCCCGCCCCGGCATTCGTATTATCGGCGTCGAACCGACCGGCGCCCCAACCATGACCGTCAGCCTCAACGCCGGTCGGCTGGTGGAACTGCCCGCCGTCCACAGCATCGCCGACACCCTCTCACCACGCGCCCTCAGTGAACGCACCCTCGACCTGGCGCTGCGTTATGTCAATGAAGTCGCGCTGGTAACCGATGCGCAGATGGTCGAAGCCATGCGCTGGCTCTGGACGGAGTGCAATCAACTGGTCGAACCGGCTGGCGCCGCGGTGATTGCTGCGCTCCAGAGCGGCGCCGTAGACGTTGCGCGCTATGCAGCGCCGGTTGCCATCATCTGCGGCGGCAATGTCGATGCAGCGTGCGTTTTTGCGGGATACGCCACAGGGTAG
- a CDS encoding homoserine dehydrogenase, which produces MRTYRIVLSGLGHVGRSFLAIMQSQASLLATRYGVALRLVAAADSGGAAIDDSGLDPASILALKQRQQSVAALPLHGIPGMTPVDVVRSIEADILLEATPVNLKHGQPGLDTVRTALRRGMHTVLANKGPLALAYAELAALSDMGEVSEERGDPRDWPALRFSACVGGALPTIAIGRRDLAGARILRVEAVLNGTTQGILRAMEQGVSYADALAEMQRRGLAETDPSLDVEGWDAASKLTIVANAVLHRPTTLADVAVRGITGLTTDDLRAALERGERIVLLCLAERQAEDFHLSVQPTPLPLSHPLARMSADEMGVVYTTDIAGRQTATTLETDPTPTAAAMLRDILDIAAC; this is translated from the coding sequence ATGCGCACCTATCGCATCGTTCTCAGCGGTCTGGGTCATGTGGGCCGCAGTTTTCTCGCCATCATGCAATCGCAGGCGTCGCTTCTCGCCACGCGCTACGGTGTTGCGCTTCGCCTGGTTGCAGCCGCCGACTCGGGAGGCGCAGCAATTGACGATTCTGGGTTGGACCCGGCATCGATCCTGGCGCTCAAACAGCGACAGCAGAGCGTGGCAGCGCTCCCTCTCCACGGCATCCCTGGTATGACCCCCGTCGATGTCGTCCGCAGCATCGAGGCGGACATTCTGCTCGAAGCGACACCCGTCAACCTGAAGCACGGTCAACCGGGTCTTGACACAGTGCGCACGGCATTGCGACGCGGGATGCACACGGTGCTGGCAAACAAAGGACCGCTGGCGCTGGCGTATGCGGAGCTGGCTGCGCTCAGCGATATGGGCGAGGTCTCTGAGGAGCGCGGCGACCCGCGCGACTGGCCCGCACTGCGTTTCAGCGCATGCGTTGGCGGCGCACTACCAACCATCGCCATTGGACGACGCGATCTCGCCGGTGCGCGCATCCTGCGGGTCGAGGCAGTGCTGAACGGAACCACCCAGGGCATTCTCCGGGCGATGGAACAGGGCGTCTCTTACGCTGACGCACTGGCGGAGATGCAGCGGCGCGGTCTGGCAGAAACCGATCCGTCGCTCGATGTCGAGGGGTGGGATGCCGCCAGCAAACTGACCATCGTTGCCAACGCGGTGCTGCACCGCCCAACGACGCTCGCCGATGTAGCGGTGCGTGGTATCACCGGATTGACGACCGACGACCTGCGAGCGGCGCTCGAACGCGGCGAGCGGATCGTTCTGCTCTGCCTGGCGGAACGGCAGGCAGAGGATTTCCATCTCAGTGTCCAACCGACGCCGCTGCCCCTCTCCCATCCTCTGGCGCGTATGAGCGCCGACGAAATGGGGGTTGTCTACACGACCGACATTGCTGGCAGACAAACCGCCACGACGCTTGAAACCGATCCGACGCCAACCGCCGCAGCAATGCTGCGCGATATCCTCGACATTGCAGCGTGTTGA
- a CDS encoding DUF5132 domain-containing protein: protein MALLETVGEVLFEKTVFGIPNIVVGVAAVVAAPVVVPALRPVTKAIVKGGMIAADRTKATLGAVAERTKVAFSEAGERWGDLIAEARAEVYGAAPAVTNPAQTLAPEVTDAPAT from the coding sequence ATGGCGCTGCTCGAGACTGTTGGTGAAGTTCTGTTCGAGAAGACCGTTTTTGGCATTCCCAACATTGTGGTCGGTGTTGCCGCTGTTGTTGCAGCGCCGGTCGTTGTGCCAGCGTTGCGCCCGGTGACGAAGGCGATTGTCAAAGGCGGCATGATCGCCGCTGACCGGACGAAAGCGACGCTGGGCGCGGTGGCTGAGCGCACGAAAGTGGCATTCAGCGAGGCTGGTGAACGTTGGGGCGACCTGATTGCCGAGGCGCGTGCAGAAGTGTACGGCGCTGCTCCAGCAGTGACGAATCCGGCGCAAACGCTGGCGCCGGAAGTGACGGACGCACCAGCGACGTAA
- a CDS encoding R2-like ligand-binding oxidase produces MIHTAFVTTSRGLRRDTVPMRLFEKAKRLGVWNPSDIDFSQDVRDWQTLTADERDLVLRLTSLFQAGEEAVTLDLLPLVATIAAEGRIEEELFLTSFLWEEAKHTDFFNRFLTEVTGVTGDLSHYHTSNYRALIHEALPAAMGRLRDDPSPEAQAIASLTYNMIVEGVLAETGYHAYFTMLERRDLMPGTRKGIGLLKQDESRHIAYGVYLLSRLINAEPRLWDVIVERMNELVVYAMGVIDDAFACYEVVPFGLSHDDFMHFAMGQFQRRLDRIERARDQTLESIEEEAPDSPSSS; encoded by the coding sequence GTGATTCATACCGCATTTGTAACGACCAGTCGGGGCTTACGCCGCGATACGGTTCCGATGCGCCTGTTCGAGAAAGCCAAACGCCTGGGGGTCTGGAATCCCAGCGATATTGACTTCAGCCAGGATGTGCGCGACTGGCAAACGCTTACGGCAGACGAACGCGATCTGGTGCTGCGTCTGACATCGCTGTTTCAGGCGGGCGAGGAGGCGGTCACGCTCGATCTGCTGCCGCTCGTCGCCACAATTGCTGCCGAAGGACGCATCGAAGAAGAACTCTTCCTGACCAGTTTTCTGTGGGAGGAAGCCAAGCACACCGACTTCTTCAACCGTTTTCTGACCGAAGTCACCGGGGTGACGGGGGATCTGAGCCACTACCATACGTCGAATTACCGCGCACTCATCCACGAGGCGTTACCGGCTGCCATGGGGCGTCTGCGCGACGATCCGTCACCGGAGGCGCAGGCGATAGCATCGCTCACCTACAACATGATCGTCGAAGGAGTGCTGGCGGAGACCGGGTATCACGCCTATTTCACTATGCTCGAACGGCGCGACCTGATGCCGGGCACACGCAAGGGGATCGGTTTGCTGAAGCAGGACGAATCACGCCATATCGCCTATGGCGTCTATCTCCTGTCGCGCCTGATCAATGCCGAACCACGCCTGTGGGACGTCATTGTTGAGCGGATGAATGAACTGGTGGTGTACGCGATGGGGGTCATCGATGATGCCTTTGCCTGTTATGAGGTCGTTCCATTCGGGTTGAGCCACGACGATTTCATGCATTTTGCCATGGGGCAGTTCCAGCGACGCCTTGACCGGATCGAGCGCGCACGCGATCAGACGCTGGAGTCTATCGAGGAAGAAGCGCCCGATTCACCGTCGTCCTCGTAG
- a CDS encoding LysR family transcriptional regulator gives MLNTIHLQTFLAVVETGSYSAAAERLHLSQPAVSNHIRALEAQLDQVRLFRRVGQQMLPTHAGEELVAVAREMLELATRAEEHIRSLRGQIGGRVMIGCTPAGAEALLSRILKAFHERHPAVSLAVSVALPEILLDRLARQHIHIALIEEKQSPRSWIVQLLGSEPLELIAPRTHEITHRGLITPDALRHFPLIMPLNGSAARRLIEERLRSGKPARTDINIVLETDSVTAAIEAVRNGLGMAFVPRSCLTHHSDVSIVPVDGLNLQQEWFALRAREQTTSRAVQEAFAFLTGPDVRTILHHAGIQSPLETKTRDKIAKTERRRS, from the coding sequence ATGCTCAACACGATACATCTGCAAACATTTCTGGCAGTGGTCGAAACCGGAAGCTACAGCGCTGCGGCAGAACGTCTCCATCTGTCTCAACCGGCTGTAAGTAATCACATACGAGCACTCGAAGCGCAACTTGACCAGGTGCGCCTCTTTCGACGGGTCGGGCAGCAGATGCTGCCAACCCATGCTGGCGAAGAACTGGTTGCAGTCGCGCGCGAAATGCTGGAACTGGCAACGCGCGCAGAAGAGCACATCCGCAGCCTGCGTGGTCAGATTGGCGGTCGGGTGATGATCGGCTGCACACCCGCAGGCGCAGAAGCGCTGCTCTCGCGAATACTCAAAGCATTTCACGAGCGGCATCCGGCAGTGAGTCTTGCCGTCAGCGTCGCCCTGCCTGAGATCCTGCTCGACCGACTCGCCCGCCAGCACATTCACATCGCGCTGATCGAGGAAAAGCAGAGCCCCCGCAGCTGGATCGTGCAACTCCTCGGCAGTGAGCCGCTTGAACTGATTGCGCCGCGCACCCATGAGATCACGCACCGTGGGTTGATAACGCCAGACGCGCTCCGCCATTTTCCGCTGATCATGCCGCTCAACGGGAGTGCTGCGCGGCGCCTTATCGAAGAGCGGCTCCGCTCAGGCAAACCGGCGCGTACCGACATTAACATTGTCCTGGAGACCGACAGTGTTACTGCGGCGATCGAAGCGGTTCGCAACGGGCTCGGGATGGCGTTTGTCCCACGATCCTGTCTGACGCATCACTCTGATGTCAGCATCGTGCCGGTCGATGGGCTGAATCTTCAGCAGGAATGGTTTGCACTCCGCGCGCGTGAACAAACCACATCGCGCGCCGTGCAGGAGGCATTTGCCTTCCTGACCGGTCCGGATGTTCGCACCATTCTGCACCATGCTGGCATTCAATCGCCGCTGGAGACGAAAACACGGGACAAGATCGCAAAAACGGAAAGGAGACGTTCGTGA
- a CDS encoding sodium/calcium exchanger membrane region — MNILRYMLIFVPIAFLAEWFFPNPLLVFALSCIALIPLAGLLGEATEELAIHVGPKVGGLLNATLGNAAELIITIVALREGKIELVKASITGSILGNLLLILGLSLLLGGLRHGIQTFDRNLTGVAATMMMLSVVGMMIPTLFELLRDVQSRKSVDGESNWLEGVQLLAVYLITGLGFFFVVTPGAHGG, encoded by the coding sequence ATGAACATTCTGCGTTACATGCTGATCTTCGTGCCCATTGCGTTTCTGGCAGAATGGTTCTTCCCCAACCCGCTGCTCGTCTTTGCCCTTTCCTGTATCGCCCTGATCCCGCTCGCCGGTCTGCTCGGCGAGGCGACCGAAGAACTCGCCATCCACGTCGGTCCGAAAGTCGGCGGGTTGCTGAACGCCACCCTGGGCAATGCCGCCGAACTGATCATCACGATCGTCGCGCTGCGCGAAGGAAAGATCGAACTGGTCAAAGCATCGATCACCGGCTCGATTCTGGGCAACCTGCTGCTTATCCTCGGTCTCAGCCTGCTGCTCGGCGGTCTGCGTCACGGCATTCAAACGTTTGATCGCAATCTGACCGGCGTCGCGGCGACGATGATGATGCTCTCGGTTGTTGGTATGATGATCCCAACGCTCTTTGAGTTACTTCGCGACGTGCAGAGCAGGAAGTCGGTCGATGGCGAGAGCAACTGGCTCGAAGGCGTGCAGTTGCTGGCCGTGTATCTGATCACCGGTCTCGGATTCTTTTTTGTGGTGACGCCGGGCGCCCATGGCGGCTGA
- a CDS encoding CoA-binding protein yields the protein MLTSDQEIRELLTAARTVAVVGISDDPERDSYMVAEFLQRQGYRIIPVNPRLVNLNIQVLGEKPYATLRDVPEKIDIVDIFRRPETVMPVIEDAIAAGAGAVWMQLSIVNEEAAARAEAAGLKVVMNRCMAVEYRRLMPR from the coding sequence GTGTTGACCAGTGATCAGGAGATTCGTGAGTTACTCACCGCTGCGCGTACTGTTGCCGTAGTTGGCATCAGTGATGACCCTGAGCGCGACTCGTATATGGTCGCCGAGTTTTTGCAGCGTCAGGGATACCGGATCATTCCGGTCAATCCGCGTCTGGTGAATCTGAATATTCAGGTGCTTGGCGAGAAGCCATACGCCACGTTGCGGGATGTGCCGGAAAAGATCGATATTGTGGACATCTTTCGCCGCCCTGAAACGGTGATGCCGGTCATTGAGGACGCTATTGCGGCAGGTGCGGGGGCGGTGTGGATGCAGTTGTCGATTGTGAACGAGGAAGCAGCAGCGCGCGCTGAGGCAGCCGGGTTGAAAGTGGTGATGAACCGGTGCATGGCAGTCGAGTATCGACGGTTGATGCCCAGGTAG